The Streptomyces sp. NBC_01353 genome contains a region encoding:
- a CDS encoding helix-turn-helix transcriptional regulator: MVRTPLTPEERERGERLGILLREARGGRSMVEIAAAAGLSAETLRKIETGRAPTPAFFTVAALAGVLGLSMDDIVTRCALVPV; this comes from the coding sequence ATGGTTCGTACACCCCTGACCCCCGAAGAGCGCGAGCGCGGCGAGCGGCTCGGCATTTTGCTGCGCGAGGCGCGCGGCGGCCGTTCCATGGTCGAGATCGCCGCGGCCGCCGGACTCTCCGCCGAGACACTCCGCAAGATCGAGACCGGGCGGGCCCCGACCCCCGCCTTCTTCACCGTCGCGGCGCTCGCGGGGGTGCTGGGCCTCTCGATGGACGACATCGTCACGCGCTGCGCGCTGGTGCCGGTCTGA
- a CDS encoding helix-turn-helix domain-containing protein, translating into MIESEPRPLSPEMFHDPDCSERAQPVRVGGKWTAMVLRCLEDGQPRRFSELRVPLHWITPKVLTETLRAMERDGFVTRTVHDENPPRVEYALTALGRSLLEPLDTACAWARAHVPEITEARAAYEGGRTSA; encoded by the coding sequence ATGATCGAGAGCGAGCCCCGTCCGCTGAGTCCCGAGATGTTCCACGACCCCGACTGCTCCGAGCGTGCGCAGCCCGTCCGGGTCGGCGGCAAGTGGACCGCCATGGTGCTGCGCTGCCTGGAGGACGGGCAGCCGCGGCGCTTCTCCGAGCTGCGCGTGCCGCTGCACTGGATCACGCCCAAGGTGCTCACGGAGACCCTCCGGGCCATGGAGCGCGACGGCTTCGTCACCCGGACCGTCCATGACGAGAACCCGCCCCGGGTCGAGTACGCGCTGACCGCTCTCGGCCGCTCGCTGCTGGAACCGCTGGACACGGCCTGCGCCTGGGCCCGTGCCCACGTGCCCGAGATCACCGAGGCCAGGGCTGCGTACGAGGGCGGTCGGACGTCTGCGTAG
- a CDS encoding TIGR03842 family LLM class F420-dependent oxidoreductase has translation MDFGLVLQTDPPASAVVGLMRRAERNGFRYGWTFDSAVLWQEPFVIYSRILEHTTKLHVGPMVTNPGTRTWEVTASTFATLNEMYGNRTVCGIGRGDSAMRVAGRKPNTLARLGEAIDVIRDLAEGREALVEDNPIRIPWVRDGKLPVWMAAYGPKALALAGQKADGFILQLADPFLTEWMVKAVRQAATDAGRDPDALTICVAAPAYVGDDLAHARDQCRWFGGMVGNHVADLVAKYGEHSGMVPEELTAYIKDRHGYDYSHHGRADNPSTDFVPDEIVDRFCLLGPAEAHIEKLRRLREMGVDQFAVYAMHDAKETTIDAYGSEIIPALNA, from the coding sequence GTGGACTTCGGACTCGTCCTGCAGACCGACCCGCCCGCCTCGGCGGTCGTCGGCCTCATGCGCCGGGCGGAGCGCAACGGCTTCCGTTACGGCTGGACCTTCGACTCCGCCGTGCTCTGGCAGGAGCCCTTCGTCATCTACAGCCGCATCCTGGAGCACACCACCAAGCTGCACGTCGGTCCCATGGTCACCAACCCGGGCACCAGGACCTGGGAGGTGACCGCCTCCACCTTCGCCACTCTCAACGAGATGTACGGCAACCGGACCGTCTGCGGCATCGGCCGCGGCGACTCCGCGATGCGCGTCGCCGGACGCAAGCCCAACACCCTCGCCCGGCTCGGGGAGGCCATCGACGTCATCCGCGACCTCGCCGAGGGCCGCGAGGCGCTCGTGGAGGACAACCCGATCCGGATCCCCTGGGTACGGGACGGGAAACTGCCGGTCTGGATGGCCGCGTACGGCCCGAAGGCGCTCGCCCTCGCCGGACAGAAGGCCGACGGCTTCATCCTCCAACTCGCCGATCCGTTCCTCACCGAATGGATGGTCAAGGCGGTCCGCCAGGCCGCCACCGACGCCGGCCGCGACCCCGACGCGCTCACCATCTGCGTGGCCGCGCCCGCGTACGTGGGCGACGACCTGGCGCACGCCCGAGACCAGTGCCGCTGGTTCGGCGGCATGGTCGGCAACCATGTCGCGGACCTGGTCGCCAAGTACGGCGAGCACTCCGGCATGGTCCCGGAGGAACTCACCGCGTACATCAAGGACCGGCACGGCTACGACTACAGCCACCACGGCCGCGCCGACAATCCGTCCACCGACTTCGTCCCCGACGAGATCGTCGACCGCTTCTGCCTCCTGGGCCCGGCCGAGGCCCACATCGAGAAGCTGCGGCGGCTGCGGGAGATGGGCGTGGACCAGTTCGCCGTGTACGCCATGCACGACGCGAAGGAGACGACGATCGACGCGTACGGCTCCGAGATCATCCCGGCGCTCAACGCCTGA
- a CDS encoding nitrilase-related carbon-nitrogen hydrolase encodes MTDVVRAALVQATWTGDTESMIAKHEEHAREAARQGAKVIGFQEVFNAPYFCQVQEPEHYRWAEPVPDGPTVTRMKELARETGMVIVVPVFEVEDSGFYYNTAAVIDADGSYLGKYRKHHIPQVKGFWEKYYFRPGNAGWPVFDTAVGKVGVYICYDRHFPEGWRQLGLNGAQLVYNPSATSRGLSSYLWQLEQPAAAVANEYFIAAINRVGQEEYGDNDFYGTSYFVDPRGQFVGDVASDKAEELVVRDLDFRVIDEVRQQWAFYRDRRPDAYDGLVQP; translated from the coding sequence ATGACCGACGTCGTACGCGCCGCACTCGTCCAGGCGACCTGGACCGGCGACACCGAATCCATGATCGCCAAGCATGAGGAACATGCCCGCGAGGCGGCCCGGCAGGGGGCCAAGGTCATCGGATTCCAGGAGGTGTTCAACGCCCCCTACTTCTGCCAGGTGCAGGAGCCCGAGCACTACCGCTGGGCCGAGCCCGTCCCGGACGGGCCGACCGTCACGCGGATGAAGGAGCTGGCCCGCGAGACCGGCATGGTGATCGTCGTCCCCGTCTTCGAGGTCGAGGACTCGGGCTTCTACTACAACACCGCCGCCGTGATCGACGCCGACGGCTCCTACCTCGGCAAGTACCGCAAGCACCACATCCCGCAGGTCAAGGGGTTCTGGGAGAAGTACTACTTCCGCCCGGGCAACGCCGGCTGGCCGGTGTTCGACACCGCCGTCGGCAAGGTCGGCGTCTACATCTGCTACGACCGCCACTTCCCCGAGGGGTGGCGCCAACTCGGCCTCAACGGCGCGCAGTTGGTGTACAACCCGTCCGCCACCTCGCGCGGCCTCTCCTCCTACCTCTGGCAGCTGGAGCAGCCCGCGGCCGCCGTCGCCAACGAGTACTTCATCGCCGCCATCAACCGGGTCGGGCAGGAGGAGTACGGCGACAACGACTTCTACGGCACCAGCTACTTCGTCGACCCCCGCGGCCAGTTCGTCGGCGACGTCGCCTCCGACAAGGCCGAGGAACTCGTCGTACGCGACCTCGACTTCCGTGTCATCGACGAGGTCCGGCAGCAGTGGGCCTTCTACCGCGACCGCCGTCCCGACGCGTACGACGGGCTGGTGCAGCCGTGA
- a CDS encoding NAD(P)H-binding protein has translation MSDDTKNNDGIKNIIVFGAGGRVGRAAVNEAVARGHRVTAVVRDPAKYRDLEGSSVRLVRGDVTDPASVAALAAGHGAAVNASARLDIPSEEYFTAAARALVSGLDRAAVRRLLTVGIGATLETAPGVRVMDGPEFPAAFRTFSQGHVAEFELLGAEAGPELDWLMMVPPLDLNQEATVTGGYRTAVGTVLDGPGRIAHADFARALIDEIDRPRHSRVQLAVSV, from the coding sequence ATGAGCGACGACACGAAGAACAACGACGGCATCAAGAACATCATCGTCTTCGGGGCGGGCGGGCGCGTCGGCCGGGCCGCGGTGAACGAGGCGGTCGCCCGCGGGCACCGCGTGACGGCCGTGGTTCGCGACCCGGCGAAGTACCGTGACCTGGAGGGGAGTTCGGTCAGGCTGGTACGCGGGGACGTGACCGATCCGGCGTCGGTGGCGGCCCTGGCGGCGGGCCACGGCGCGGCGGTGAACGCCTCGGCGCGCCTCGACATCCCCTCGGAGGAGTACTTCACGGCGGCGGCTCGGGCCCTGGTCAGCGGGCTCGACCGGGCGGCCGTACGACGGCTGTTGACGGTGGGGATCGGGGCGACACTGGAGACCGCGCCGGGCGTACGGGTGATGGACGGGCCCGAATTCCCGGCGGCCTTCCGCACGTTCTCCCAGGGGCATGTGGCGGAGTTCGAGCTGCTGGGCGCAGAGGCCGGGCCGGAGCTCGACTGGCTGATGATGGTCCCGCCGCTGGATCTGAACCAGGAGGCGACGGTGACCGGCGGCTACCGGACGGCCGTGGGCACCGTGCTCGACGGGCCCGGCCGGATCGCGCACGCGGATTTCGCGCGTGCGCTGATCGACGAGATCGACCGGCCGCGCCACAGCCGCGTCCAGCTCGCCGTCTCCGTCTGA
- a CDS encoding PPOX class F420-dependent oxidoreductase, whose protein sequence is MMSEELRRGRYVSLTTFRKNGTGVATPVWYAVEGDELYAWTRSDSWKVKRLRNDPRVVVAVCDLRGNVPEDAVRIEGTARLLEGEELRRVRKLLSRKYTWQYWLVDWPATVARLGKRPHTGIVVRF, encoded by the coding sequence ATGATGTCCGAGGAGCTGCGGCGCGGCCGCTACGTCAGTCTCACCACCTTCCGGAAGAACGGGACAGGGGTAGCGACGCCGGTCTGGTACGCCGTGGAGGGCGACGAGCTCTACGCGTGGACGCGCAGCGACTCCTGGAAGGTCAAGCGGCTGAGGAACGACCCCCGCGTGGTGGTCGCCGTCTGCGACCTGCGCGGCAACGTTCCGGAGGACGCCGTGCGGATCGAGGGGACTGCCCGGCTGCTGGAGGGGGAGGAGCTGCGCCGGGTGCGCAAGCTGCTCTCCCGCAAGTACACCTGGCAGTACTGGCTTGTCGACTGGCCCGCCACCGTCGCGCGGCTCGGCAAGCGGCCGCACACCGGGATCGTCGTGCGTTTCTGA
- a CDS encoding UL36 very large tegument protein yields MTVYQLPAEVSAFAHHLRDMVARLRPGEGWYGVFASRDPEGLRSCFDGTEILPWDVVESLLHDLGEADAGPGVARARALHTAAAAAHDRLSGGAEALRERLALMEKERRYAESRSRDLDARLRADPASPDAPLLSGDLAWAQDDHARATARIAELTGRLARLTGGPDGGRGPAWAAGPPLTTDPEPAPVARDPQPSRKRAAAKRRPRGARYAWMDEAEEAGEAVPVPELPVAGAAPRGARFGGAEAPAPAPRAAPPKVAEDAARAAGNAVYALQRLRAQGRGGEAHALLCEAAAGPPAWLPALAAELHRAGLDADWATLLWEAASLPPGRLAAVAGALADAGRPQDCDQLLRQGVARPVEELAGACAALRAEGHHREAHALLAAFLRVRAPEDAARFAAADPHGLVPQLLEAARAVSPVRERDLVHALRVAGLAGA; encoded by the coding sequence ATGACGGTGTATCAACTCCCGGCAGAGGTCAGTGCGTTCGCGCACCACCTGCGAGACATGGTGGCCCGTCTGAGACCGGGCGAGGGCTGGTACGGAGTCTTCGCGAGCCGGGACCCGGAAGGGCTGCGGTCCTGCTTCGACGGTACGGAGATCCTGCCCTGGGACGTCGTCGAGTCCCTGCTCCACGACCTGGGCGAGGCGGACGCCGGTCCCGGGGTCGCCCGGGCGAGGGCGCTGCACACGGCGGCCGCCGCCGCGCACGACCGGCTGTCCGGCGGTGCGGAGGCGCTGCGCGAACGACTGGCGCTGATGGAGAAGGAACGGCGGTACGCCGAGAGCCGGTCCCGCGACCTCGACGCCCGACTGCGCGCCGACCCCGCCTCCCCGGACGCACCCCTGCTGAGCGGCGACCTGGCCTGGGCCCAGGACGACCACGCCCGTGCCACGGCCCGCATCGCCGAACTGACCGGCCGCCTGGCCCGATTGACGGGCGGACCGGACGGCGGGCGCGGCCCGGCGTGGGCTGCCGGCCCGCCGCTCACCACGGATCCCGAGCCCGCACCCGTCGCCCGTGATCCCCAACCCTCCCGGAAGCGTGCCGCCGCCAAGCGGCGCCCCCGGGGCGCCCGGTACGCGTGGATGGACGAGGCCGAGGAGGCCGGGGAGGCCGTGCCCGTCCCCGAACTGCCCGTGGCCGGGGCGGCTCCGCGCGGCGCCCGGTTCGGCGGGGCCGAGGCGCCCGCCCCGGCGCCCCGTGCCGCCCCGCCGAAGGTCGCCGAGGATGCGGCCCGCGCCGCCGGGAACGCGGTCTACGCCCTGCAGCGGCTGCGCGCCCAGGGGCGAGGCGGCGAGGCGCACGCACTGCTCTGCGAGGCCGCCGCCGGGCCGCCCGCCTGGCTGCCCGCGCTCGCGGCGGAGCTCCACCGGGCCGGCCTCGACGCCGACTGGGCCACCCTGCTCTGGGAGGCGGCCTCGCTGCCGCCCGGCCGGCTCGCGGCTGTAGCGGGCGCGCTCGCCGACGCGGGCCGGCCCCAGGACTGCGACCAGCTGCTGCGCCAGGGCGTCGCCCGCCCCGTGGAGGAGCTCGCCGGCGCCTGTGCCGCTCTGCGTGCCGAGGGTCATCACCGTGAGGCGCACGCGCTGCTCGCCGCGTTCCTCCGGGTCCGCGCTCCCGAGGACGCCGCCCGGTTCGCCGCCGCCGATCCGCACGGCCTCGTGCCGCAACTCCTGGAAGCCGCCCGTGCGGTGTCCCCGGTGCGCGAACGGGACCTGGTGCACGCGCTGCGCGTCGCGGGACTCGCCGGAGCCTGA
- the map gene encoding type I methionyl aminopeptidase, with protein MVEIKTDESVRAMREAGRVVAEALAAARKKAAPGVSLRELDGAAREVLAAAGAGSPFLDYHPDWAPVPFPAVVCVSVNDAIVHGIPGDRRLADGDLVSVDCGALLGGWAGDSAISFTVGRARPADTRLIDTAYAALEAGIGAAVVGNRIGDIAHAIGRVCRDAGYGVPDGFGGHGIGRTMHEDPGVPNEGRPGRGMPLRHGMVIAIEPMLIGGGGDEHYTARDGWTVHTMDGSRAAHTEHTVAITDDGPRILTAL; from the coding sequence ATGGTCGAGATCAAGACGGATGAATCAGTGCGCGCCATGCGCGAGGCCGGACGGGTGGTGGCCGAGGCGCTGGCGGCCGCGCGGAAGAAGGCGGCGCCCGGGGTGAGCCTGCGGGAGCTGGACGGGGCCGCCCGGGAAGTCCTCGCGGCGGCCGGGGCCGGCTCGCCGTTCCTGGACTACCACCCCGACTGGGCCCCGGTGCCCTTCCCCGCGGTCGTGTGCGTCTCCGTGAACGACGCGATCGTCCACGGCATCCCGGGCGACCGGCGCCTCGCGGACGGGGACCTGGTCTCCGTCGACTGCGGGGCGCTCCTCGGAGGCTGGGCGGGCGACTCCGCGATCAGCTTCACCGTCGGCCGGGCCCGCCCCGCGGACACCCGGCTGATCGACACGGCGTACGCCGCCCTGGAGGCGGGCATCGGCGCGGCCGTCGTCGGCAACCGCATCGGCGACATCGCGCACGCGATCGGCCGGGTCTGCCGGGACGCGGGTTACGGCGTCCCGGACGGCTTCGGCGGTCACGGGATCGGCCGCACGATGCACGAGGACCCGGGCGTCCCCAACGAGGGACGCCCCGGGCGGGGGATGCCACTGCGCCACGGGATGGTCATCGCGATCGAGCCGATGCTGATCGGAGGAGGCGGGGACGAGCACTACACGGCGCGGGACGGCTGGACGGTCCACACCATGGACGGCTCCCGCGCGGCCCACACCGAACACACGGTCGCGATCACCGACGACGGCCCGAGGATCCTCACGGCGCTGTAG
- the hydA gene encoding dihydropyrimidinase has product MSTRTLIRGGLVVTAADEIHADVLIEDGRIAALAAHGSDAAAGWTADRVIDATDRYVIPGGVDAHTHMELPFGGTFASDTFETGTQAAAWGGTTTIVDFAVQSVGHTLREGLDTWYAKADGKCAIDYGFHMIMSDVNETTLKEMDRLVQEGVSSFKLFMAYPGVFYSDDGQILRAMQRAAVDGGLIMMHAENGIAIDVLVEQALARGETDPRYHGEVRKVLLEAEATHRAIQLARVAGAPLYVVHVSADEAVRELAAARDMGLPVFGETCPQYLFLSTDNLAEPDFEGAKYVCSTPLRPKEHQEALWRGLRTNDLQVVSTDHCPFCFTGQKDLGRGDFSKIPNGLPGVENRMDLLHQAVVDGHISRRRWIEIACATPARMFGLYPQKGTIAPGADADVVIYDPHAVQTLSVESHHMNVDYSAYEGKTVTGQVETVLSRGELVVDHRKFTGRAGHGVFTPRSTCQYLN; this is encoded by the coding sequence GTGAGCACCCGCACCCTCATCCGCGGCGGCCTCGTCGTCACCGCCGCCGACGAGATCCACGCAGACGTCCTGATCGAGGACGGCAGGATCGCCGCGCTCGCCGCGCACGGCTCCGACGCGGCCGCCGGCTGGACCGCCGACCGCGTCATCGACGCCACCGACCGCTATGTCATCCCGGGCGGCGTCGACGCGCACACCCACATGGAGCTGCCGTTCGGCGGCACCTTCGCCTCCGACACCTTCGAGACCGGGACCCAGGCCGCCGCCTGGGGCGGCACCACCACCATCGTCGACTTCGCCGTGCAGAGCGTCGGGCACACCCTGCGTGAAGGACTCGACACCTGGTACGCCAAGGCCGACGGCAAGTGCGCCATCGACTACGGCTTCCACATGATCATGTCCGACGTGAACGAGACGACGCTCAAGGAGATGGACCGCCTCGTCCAGGAAGGCGTGAGCTCGTTCAAGCTGTTCATGGCCTATCCGGGGGTCTTCTACTCGGACGACGGCCAGATCCTGCGGGCGATGCAGCGGGCCGCCGTCGACGGTGGGCTGATCATGATGCACGCCGAGAACGGCATCGCGATCGACGTCCTGGTCGAACAGGCCCTGGCCCGCGGCGAGACCGATCCCCGCTACCACGGGGAGGTCCGCAAGGTCCTCCTGGAGGCCGAGGCCACCCACCGCGCCATCCAGCTCGCCCGGGTCGCCGGGGCGCCGCTGTACGTCGTCCACGTCTCCGCCGACGAGGCGGTACGGGAGTTGGCGGCGGCCCGGGACATGGGCCTGCCGGTCTTCGGCGAGACCTGCCCCCAGTACCTCTTCCTGTCCACGGACAACCTGGCCGAGCCCGACTTCGAGGGCGCCAAGTACGTCTGTTCGACGCCGCTGCGGCCGAAGGAGCACCAGGAGGCCCTCTGGCGCGGCCTGCGGACCAACGACCTCCAGGTCGTCTCCACCGACCACTGCCCGTTCTGCTTCACCGGCCAGAAGGATCTGGGGCGCGGGGACTTCTCGAAGATCCCCAACGGCCTGCCGGGCGTGGAGAACCGAATGGACCTGCTCCATCAGGCCGTCGTCGACGGGCACATCAGCCGCCGGCGCTGGATCGAGATCGCCTGCGCGACCCCGGCCCGGATGTTCGGCCTCTACCCGCAGAAGGGCACGATCGCCCCGGGCGCCGACGCCGACGTGGTGATCTACGACCCGCACGCCGTCCAGACGCTGTCGGTGGAGTCCCACCACATGAACGTCGACTACTCCGCGTACGAGGGGAAGACCGTCACCGGCCAGGTCGAGACCGTACTCTCCCGCGGCGAACTAGTCGTCGACCACCGGAAGTTCACCGGCCGCGCCGGGCACGGCGTCTTCACCCCGCGATCCACCTGCCAGTACCTGAACTAG
- a CDS encoding aspartate aminotransferase family protein, which yields MNDLYDRHRAVIPDWVALYYQDPIEITHGEGRHVWDVEGNRYLDFFGGILTTMTAHALPEVTKAVTEQAGRIIHSSTLYLNRPMVELAERIATLSGIPDARVFFTTSGTEANDTALLLATAYRRSSQILAMRNSYHGRSFSTVGITGNRAWSPTGLSPLQTLYVHGGVRTRGPYAQYTDERFIEACVADLEDLLGHTRDVAALIAEPIQGVGGFTSPPDGLYAAFRRVLDRHGILWISDEVQTGWGRTGDHFWGWQAHDQAGPPDILTFAKGIGNGMSVGGVVARAEIMNCLDANSISTFGGSPITMAAGLANLGHLLEHDLQGNARRVGGLLIERLRAAGAGVEAVREVRGRGLMIGIELTRPGTDEADPAAATAVLEAARENGLLIGKGGGHNTSSLRIAPPLSLTVAEAEEGAAILEQALRAL from the coding sequence GTGAACGACCTCTACGACCGCCATCGCGCCGTCATTCCCGACTGGGTCGCCCTCTACTACCAGGACCCCATCGAGATCACCCACGGTGAGGGCCGACACGTCTGGGACGTCGAAGGGAACAGGTACCTCGACTTCTTCGGCGGCATCCTCACCACCATGACCGCGCACGCCCTGCCCGAGGTCACCAAGGCCGTCACCGAGCAGGCCGGCCGGATCATCCACTCCTCGACGCTCTACCTCAACCGGCCGATGGTCGAGCTCGCCGAGCGGATCGCCACCCTCTCCGGCATCCCCGACGCCCGGGTCTTCTTCACCACCTCCGGCACCGAGGCCAACGACACGGCCCTGCTGCTCGCCACCGCGTACCGCCGCTCCAGCCAGATCCTGGCGATGCGCAACAGCTACCACGGCCGCTCCTTCTCCACCGTCGGCATCACCGGAAACCGCGCCTGGTCTCCGACCGGCCTCTCCCCGCTCCAGACCCTGTACGTGCACGGCGGCGTCCGCACCCGCGGCCCCTACGCGCAGTACACCGACGAGCGGTTCATCGAAGCCTGCGTCGCCGACCTCGAAGACCTCCTCGGCCACACCCGGGACGTCGCCGCGCTCATCGCCGAACCCATCCAGGGCGTCGGCGGCTTCACCTCCCCGCCCGACGGCCTCTACGCCGCCTTCCGCCGCGTCCTGGACCGGCACGGCATCCTGTGGATCTCCGACGAGGTGCAGACCGGCTGGGGACGAACCGGCGACCACTTCTGGGGCTGGCAGGCGCACGACCAGGCGGGCCCGCCCGACATCCTCACCTTCGCCAAGGGCATCGGCAACGGCATGTCCGTCGGCGGAGTCGTCGCCCGCGCCGAGATCATGAACTGCCTCGACGCCAACTCGATCTCCACCTTCGGCGGTTCGCCGATCACCATGGCCGCCGGCCTCGCCAACCTCGGCCATCTGCTCGAACATGACCTCCAGGGCAACGCCCGCCGCGTCGGCGGCCTGCTGATCGAGCGGTTGAGGGCAGCCGGCGCGGGCGTCGAGGCGGTACGGGAGGTGCGCGGCCGCGGCCTGATGATCGGTATCGAACTGACCAGGCCCGGCACCGACGAGGCCGACCCCGCGGCGGCCACGGCCGTCCTGGAGGCCGCCCGCGAGAACGGACTGCTCATCGGCAAGGGCGGCGGCCACAACACCAGCTCCCTGCGGATCGCCCCGCCGCTCTCGCTCACCGTCGCCGAGGCCGAAGAGGGCGCGGCCATCCTCGAACAGGCCCTCCGAGCCCTCTAG
- a CDS encoding CsbD family protein, producing the protein MSGEQKAKAKAEQAKGKAQETVGRAVGNERMTAKGRTEQAKGHAREAKEKAKDTLED; encoded by the coding sequence GTGTCCGGCGAGCAGAAAGCAAAGGCGAAGGCCGAGCAGGCGAAGGGCAAGGCCCAGGAGACCGTCGGTCGGGCCGTGGGCAACGAGCGCATGACCGCCAAGGGGCGCACCGAGCAGGCCAAGGGACACGCCCGCGAAGCCAAGGAAAAGGCCAAGGACACGCTCGAGGACTGA
- a CDS encoding NCS1 family nucleobase:cation symporter-1: protein MTTTTPSGRPETPALSDGRVELPPGTAPSDPRFVNEDLLPVPVERRRWTTYNFAALWVGMAHNIPSWLLASGLVALGMDWKQAVLTIALANVIVLLPMLLTGHAGPKYGIPFPVLARASFGLRGANLPALIRAGVACAWFGIQTWIGGQGIFILLDKVFGGWSEAARVGGQPWTLWLCFVLFWILELAIIYRGMETLRRFENWAAPFVIVGALVLLVWTAVKAGGLGPLLDQPSKLGWGADFWQVFFPSLMGMIAFWSTLSLNIPDFTRFGAGQRAQIWGQTLGLPTTMTLFALLSVLVTSGSQAVYGAPIWDPVALAAKTDNVFGLLFALVTVLVATISVNIAANVVSPAYDLANLAPKVVNFRTGALITGVVGVLIMPWKLTETPELYIFTWLGLVGGLLGTVAGILIADYWILRRTVLDLAGLYRPDGPYWYAGGWNPAAVLAFAVGGVLAIGGSHSAPGKGPFPEDGLIPFLKPLADYGWAVGLAAALLLYTALMAGRRKSDDREVTLQ from the coding sequence ATGACCACAACCACGCCCTCCGGAAGACCCGAAACACCCGCGCTCTCCGACGGGCGCGTCGAACTTCCGCCCGGCACGGCCCCCTCCGACCCCCGGTTCGTCAACGAGGATCTCCTGCCCGTTCCCGTCGAGCGGCGCCGCTGGACCACGTACAACTTCGCCGCCCTCTGGGTCGGCATGGCCCACAACATCCCCTCCTGGCTGCTCGCCTCCGGACTCGTCGCCCTCGGCATGGACTGGAAGCAGGCAGTCCTCACCATCGCGTTGGCCAATGTGATCGTGCTTCTGCCGATGCTCCTGACCGGGCACGCGGGACCGAAGTACGGCATCCCCTTCCCCGTCCTCGCACGCGCCTCCTTCGGACTGCGCGGGGCCAACCTGCCCGCGCTCATCCGCGCCGGCGTCGCCTGTGCCTGGTTCGGCATCCAGACCTGGATCGGCGGACAGGGGATCTTCATCCTGCTCGACAAGGTCTTCGGCGGCTGGTCCGAGGCAGCGCGGGTCGGCGGCCAGCCGTGGACGCTGTGGCTCTGCTTCGTCCTCTTCTGGATCCTCGAACTCGCCATCATCTACCGGGGGATGGAGACGCTGCGCCGCTTCGAGAACTGGGCCGCGCCGTTCGTCATCGTCGGCGCGCTCGTGCTGCTCGTCTGGACCGCCGTCAAGGCGGGCGGGCTCGGGCCGCTGCTCGACCAGCCCTCGAAGCTGGGTTGGGGAGCCGACTTCTGGCAGGTGTTCTTCCCCTCGCTCATGGGGATGATCGCCTTCTGGTCGACGCTCTCCCTGAACATCCCCGACTTCACACGGTTCGGGGCCGGGCAGCGGGCGCAGATCTGGGGGCAGACCCTGGGGCTGCCGACGACCATGACGCTCTTCGCACTGCTCTCCGTCCTCGTGACCTCCGGCTCGCAGGCGGTGTACGGCGCGCCCATCTGGGACCCGGTCGCGCTCGCCGCGAAGACGGACAACGTCTTCGGGCTGCTCTTCGCCCTGGTGACCGTGCTCGTCGCCACGATCTCGGTGAACATCGCGGCGAACGTCGTCTCGCCGGCGTACGACCTCGCCAACCTCGCGCCGAAGGTCGTCAACTTCCGTACGGGCGCGCTGATCACGGGCGTCGTGGGCGTTCTCATCATGCCGTGGAAGCTGACCGAGACGCCCGAGCTGTACATCTTCACCTGGCTCGGCCTGGTCGGCGGACTGCTCGGTACGGTGGCGGGCATCCTCATCGCCGACTACTGGATCCTCCGGCGGACCGTTCTCGACCTTGCCGGTCTCTACCGGCCGGACGGCCCGTACTGGTACGCGGGCGGCTGGAACCCCGCCGCCGTGCTCGCCTTCGCCGTCGGTGGAGTCCTGGCCATCGGCGGATCGCACTCCGCCCCGGGCAAGGGCCCCTTCCCCGAGGACGGGCTCATCCCCTTCCTGAAACCGCTCGCCGACTACGGCTGGGCCGTGGGTCTCGCCGCCGCGCTGCTGCTCTACACGGCCCTCATGGCGGGGCGCCGGAAGAGTGATGACAGGGAAGTTACGCTCCAGTAG